The sequence gcatggtagagttttaacttgcacgtttagatgtagcaatgaactgtgttaactgacaatggttttctgaagtgttcctgagcccatgcagtaagatcctttacacaatgatgctggtttttaatgcagtgcctcctgaaggatcgaaggtcaaagttctccagattctctgaatcttctgaagatcttcataatatgatcagaagattctctgaatcttctgattatattatagactgtagatgatggaatccctagatTCCTTgcaatgaacattgagaaatattgttcttaaactgttggactattttttcacgcagttgttcacaaagtcgtgatcctcaccccatctttgcttgtgaatggctgagccttttgcaaatactccttttatacccaatcataacactcatctgtttccaaacaggtgttctttgagcattcatcaactttcccagtcttttgttgccactcttcccaacttttttgaaatgtgttgcaggcatccacttcaaaatgagcaaatatttgcacaaaataaagtctatcagtttgaacattaagtatcttgtctttgtggtgtattcaactgaatataggttgaagaggatttgcaaatcattgtattctgttttatttacattttacacaacatcccaacttcattggaattggggttgtaggataATAATCAGCGATGCTCTTGTAAAATCATGAGATACTTCAAAAGAATTCACTTAAGAGTAAATATATATTTAGTTTAGTCTTCAAATATTGAGTACATATTGTAAATTATTTGTTAGTTGGAGACTTTTTACATAATATTGCAGCAAATTTGCTTTTTATCATAATAATCTTAAAAATTCACTGTCTTTGTGGAAACCTGCAAAAATGACTTCTAATGATACATTGTACATAAAGCGCTGCAGACTGCTTGTATAATTTTTGTGTGATGTATTTTCTCCCAGTACATCATCACGTTTGTGTCTGTATATCACTATATTATCGATCCACCTGCATTTTGGCAAAATTTAGAGTGTCAGtagaataaatacattttatcaACAATGAGATCTACTGATTATTGATGTTCTGACAAAGTACTGTGCAGATCTCAATCAAAATTCTTTCtaaattttgctttttgtttgtttttctgttgccaTGGGTACAGTATGGTATTTTCTTTCCATTTTCATACATACACTCTGATTATCATCATCCCTCATCATGTGCTCAGCCACAAAGCGCACGCCGTTTGCCGCCTCCTGTACATCAGCAGACCAATCTGCGTTGCCTCTTTGAAGAATATCTTGCGTAGAAGCAAATCCACTTGGTAGGTCATCAGTGGGGTGCATGTCCCTTTTCCTGTTGTAGTAGCAAAGTGGAGAAGCAACGTTTTTGTGTCCTGGTGTCGAGAACGCAGACTCTGAAGCCATCAGGGCAGAAGATGACATATTGATGCCTGTTTTGGTTGCAGCTGGGTAACCCAAACCCCAAACGGCTCTCGTGGCACGTAGGTACCGCTGGTGGCGAAGCTGCTGGCGTGAAGAATCATTGTGAGGGCGTTTCATAAAGAGTAAGGCAGGCAGTTTGACTAGGAATATCATCTTGACCCAGGAGGGCATGGTGTGGGTGCTGGGAGAACGATGGTGCACGttgagcacacacacactggtgaTGATGGAGAAGGTCACTAGCACCATGGTGAACATAAGGTACTTGCCAATCAGTGGCACATCCAATGAGGTAGGAGGGACAATCTTGGAgattaaaagcaggaagacagtgAGAGCCAGGAGGACGGAGATGCACAGAGTCATCTTCTCACCGCAATCTGACGGCAAATAGAAAACCAGGATGGCTAAAGAGGTGATCAAAATGCAGGGAATGATCAGGTTGATGGTATAGAACAATGGTTTTCTCTTGATGATGAAGTCATATGTGAGGTCTACGTAGGTGGGATCCAGAAGGTTGATGGTCCGTCTGCCGGGAAGTGCCAAAATGTCCCACTCCCCACTGGGAGTAAAATCATCCATACTGGCAAACTCAGACTTCAGGATCAGGTCTATTTCTGTGTGGTCGTAGGTCCACGAGCGGAATTTGAGTGTGCAGTTCTGCTGGTCAAAAGGAAAATGTTTGACTTCGATCTTACAGGCACT comes from Thalassophryne amazonica chromosome 2, fThaAma1.1, whole genome shotgun sequence and encodes:
- the chrnb4 gene encoding neuronal acetylcholine receptor subunit beta-4 — encoded protein: MNFLLGKERYNKLIRPAVNRTERVTVKIQVSLAQLISVNEREQIMTTNVWLTQHWVDYRLSWDPTKFEGIDKLRIPSRHIWLPDIVLYNNADGTYEVTVFTNAIVLFNGSVNWLPPAIYKSACKIEVKHFPFDQQNCTLKFRSWTYDHTEIDLILKSEFASMDDFTPSGEWDILALPGRRTINLLDPTYVDLTYDFIIKRKPLFYTINLIIPCILITSLAILVFYLPSDCGEKMTLCISVLLALTVFLLLISKIVPPTSLDVPLIGKYLMFTMVLVTFSIITSVCVLNVHHRSPSTHTMPSWVKMIFLVKLPALLFMKRPHNDSSRQQLRHQRYLRATRAVWGLGYPAATKTGINMSSSALMASESAFSTPGHKNVASPLCYYNRKRDMHPTDDLPSGFASTQDILQRGNADWSADVQEAANGVRFVAEHMMRDDDNQSVVEDWKYVAMVVDRMFLWIFVIVCVVGTLGLFLQPVFHNQTVPNQQKPSSETPRI